The Silurus meridionalis isolate SWU-2019-XX chromosome 26, ASM1480568v1, whole genome shotgun sequence region taagtttgtaatcttgcgtaccagtgtagatttattcattactagagatttaaagcacttttgtacatcgctctggataaggtcgTCTGCTTAATGCACACATTCAGGGATAAAGGAACAGTGATGGAGGAAGCCTTTAGATCAGGTGCGTACACGTGTATATGCTGAAGTTACGGTTTATTTTAGTGATTAATGTTTGGGATTTCAGTAAATGAATTTGAATGTCAGATTTTAGCTGAACAGCAGGGTTTCTCAACCCCAGTGTTGCAAATGAAAGCCAGCAGAGAAATCAACCACCATTTCACTGTAAACATCTAAAAGAGAGACACCACTTGCAAGCAAAGATTTATACATAACTACACAATCTTGCACAGTATCACCACAATTGTTCCCTAAAACTATTCCGTAACACATTTTTGACACTTTGTGTTGGTTTTACACCACATAGTGTGAATACTTTTGAGAATATGTAgtaattggacaaaaaaaatgctttatatatttGCCTCACATGTGTAATTTCTTTTAGAACAAAGTGAGAAGATAACTCAGCCCATGCCAGAGGTAGCTCAAGGTCTTGCCAAGCCAATTTAACATACATATTTAAAGTATCCTATAGCATGACCTTCTTCATGGTCTGTATTGTGATGTGGAGCCTCCTGGATAAAGAATGTGATCAAGATTTGTCTTTTTCTATAaatcatttatagcatttaccGTCTGCACATTGACAAAGTGGCAACATGGATTATTACTTAACTttgatttgtatagcgcttttaatattggaaattgtctcaaaacagctttacacagataaagcagtaataaagaATGCATAAATTTGGCCTTGAGAGCAACCAGACCCAAAAGGGAATCCTCACCTGAGtagcacagaatgtccattcattacatgtCCATCGTTACTGAGGTGTGATTAAagtgattaaatgcaacttGTGGTCCTGagacattgtagtagactgttgacattaagtgcagtccaaatccatccttaaagctcccATGTTGCTCTAAGGTCTCATGGATTCCTAGGAGgttgatgtgaaaccatccccagctgtaGGGAGTGATGCTGATCTTGATGCTGATTAGGCTTTATGTTCTGTGGGCATGTGAAGCCTGGCCCAGCTGCATGGACTTCTCTTTGGCTGAGGAAAACCCAGGAGCTGGTCGACTGGAGGGCAGGGCACTTACACTGTAGGACCCCTGACTAAGGGATAGTAGCTGGTTAAGGTTGAGCAGGATGAAGGTTGGTAGGCAGCTGAGAAAGCTGAGTGGAGATAAGCTTTAGCTGCTTGCTGACATGCTGGTTGTTAGTGAAGCAGCAGAGTCGCTGGTTGTGCTGCTCAAGGAGTGTATTTTAGCTGGAGATTGAAGAGAACATTGCCTGTGACACATCtttcaattatatatattttttataaaattcatgTCAAAAGTGATTTTCAAAAAGTTTTGCATGCGACATTTTGTGTTCCACTTCTGGTTCCATGTTTTGGTTTGCCACAAGCTTTGAGAAATAGAAATTGATTTCTGTGGAAGGGAAGTGAGAACCACGAGAGTATTTAAGCTGTTCTTCTGCTGCACATTCTCCACTCTCATCACTGAGACTTTCATCATGTACCTGATACAAGGCATCGTCCTGCTCCTGCTCAGCATCAGTGTTCAGAGTCGTTCCATTAGGGTGAGTTACAGAAATATTAACAACATAAACTACAGAATGTATaaagaaatagagaaaataaaaaaattctatatgaagtatataaatatgtacttaataaaaatatcagctcacagaatatatttattaaacaggTATTTGGTAATGGAACCTCTGAGGAGATCAGTAAGAGTTACACTTTTAATGAGTTTATCTGTAATGTTTTTCAATTTTACATCTTTTTCTCATATTACTTTTTCCTAATATTTATAATTCCATTACAGATGACAACATCTGTCAATCTGACACTGTTTCTGCCATAATTGAAAGAGCCAACAAGAATGCTggtaagaaaaaagagagagagagagagagagagagagagagagagagagaaacagagagagagagagagagagagagagattataatGTAATCATGTAATTATTCTAACCATATATATTGGTGCTCAGGTCATTATGGGTTTGCGTTAGAGTATGGGTTATGGGTATGAGTTTGGGTTAGGGTATGGGTATGGATTATGttatgggttagggttaggtttagggtttgggttaaggtttgggttagggtttgcGTTAGAGTatgggtttgggttagggtatGGGTATGGATTATGTtataggttagggttaggattagggtttgggttagggtttgggttaggatTAGGTTGTTGTAATATAATTGAGAAGTTCAGCATTTGTGGTATGTGGGTGCATCAGGGGTCCGATCCAAaagacgagctcctgtaactcaaattgccgaaaaagttcatgctgttgatgatcgatGGATCACGATTCTTAGCAGTAAACGGGGACCAACACAGTATTAAGCAGGTGGTGATAATGTTATCTCTGATTGGTGAACATGTACATAAAACACTTACTGGTAATTTCTTTGggtattaatgaatatatatatatatatatatatatatatatatatatatatatatatatatatatatatataataatgaaaatattgattatattgAATATCAAATTAactctcacacccacacacctccATTTCAGCAATGATAAATGACTAGAATTCACAAATAattattctgtttttgttttactgaacaGGAAAGTCAAAGGGTGATTTCACTATTATGCATGGTGACATAATGGTGTACACTGGGCTCCAGAATGCAGATCCATGTACTTCTCAAGGGTGCAAGTGGCCCAGGAACCAAGATGGGAAGGTTTATGTGCCTTATGTCATTTCCAGGCAGTACTGTGAGTATCGCTATTTACCTGCGTTTAAAGTGTCTGAGATTCATTAATTAAGCTTTTCTCTTTTTGGCAGCACCATCAGAAAAAGATGTTATCCAGAATGGGCTGGACTCCTTCCAAAGGTCGACCTGTATCCGCTTTGTACCTCGCAGAAATGAAGAACATTACATTAATATATTCTCAGATGAAGGGTGTGTCAACATTACTATTATTTTGTCAAACTGTTGCTTTAACTTGCACCCAGTTCTCATGTAATGAGAGCAGTCTTGAAAATGTCGTCTTTGCTGTACAGGTGCTACTCATCAGTGGGTCGCAGGAATGGAAAACAGGATTTGTCCCTACAGCGCGATGGCTGTATTTACATTCACACAATCCAACATGAGCTTCTCCACGCTCTGGGTTTTCATCATGAGCAGAGCCGCAGTGATCGTGACAATCACGTCAGAATCcttctccaaaatgttattGATGGTGAGCAGAGCAAGAATTTCGcttcttatttcttattaacaaagtttatttattttattattgagcaGAACAGTGATCATTTTAATTCacttaatgtaataaatattagtttattttggTATCTGGAAACTCAAAACTTTCTGTTTCTCAATAAACTGAGGTGTAAACTCACCTGAAAAAATGTGCAGTGTTGGAAATCACTTGTTCATGTGAATTTAAAAATCTCTCAGATAGATTTGAACACATCCCATGAAGAATTGTGTCTTTAATGTttcctttatatttaatgttggtgaaggaattccttgtcattattctttatttaaagatCCTAAAGCAAATcctacataaacacaaaaaaacaaacaacaataaaaacacttttcacTGTGGACACCACATCAGTGggagaatgatgaggatggagacaccaggcaggaggaaaagaggaagaacaaggaggaggtttatggatgtggtgagggaagacatgcagatagttggtgtgaaagaggcagatgtagaggacagggggggatggagacggatgatctgctgtggggaCTCCTAATggtagcagccgaaagaaaaagaagaagaaaaagaagaagaagatgatggtgGACACCACCATTTTGAAATGCTATAATAGATTTACAGAGAGATATCTGGACTCTGACTGTTCTAGTGTTTTTTCCTCGACAATAAAATCTTGAGTTAATATTGTGATTATGTGATTTATATATTCACAGACGATGCTCACAATTTTGATATTGAACCCACCAACAATTTGAACACTCCATATGACTACAACTCTGTCATGCACTATGATAGGTAAAGTATTATTCTCTTATTATAGAAATTGAACAGATTTAAATCCTTATTTATAATCCTACTTTGTTGGTCCAGGTGTGCTTTCTCCAAGAACGGCCAGCCGACCATCATCCCCATACCAGACAATAACGTTCCCATTGGACGTGCCACTGAGATGAGCCGCAATGACATTCTACGTGTTAACAGGCTCTACTGCAGTTAAATTCAGCACTCTGAACATCATCAGTGTGTTTCACATGCTTTCATTAACCACTTGAAGCAAATGGTAAAGCTTAAATATCTGGGTAGGATTGTTTCTGGATTCTGTCTCAGTTTTGCTCTTCTggaatttatttttcacatgcagtgttaaaagcaattaaaaataattcaaaaaatGATCTGTGTCTGAATCCAGATTGCACGTCACATAACATAGTGGAATTACATACAAGCAAAAAATCTATAATGGCAGACAGAATTCAAACagtgacaaataaatgcaaagtGGATGCCATAACCAACATAGTCACCATTAGCCTTTACTGTAGTTATTCAatgcttaataaataaacttatgTTTTTCAGTAAATACATAACgacataaacattttcatttactattattttaagatgcaaatatttttatatatattatgcagCCAAAAGTAcattatattgacaaaagtattggaacaaccgagttttacatttgtggcatttggtgGACGCTGTTactcagagtgacttacagttacAGTAGTTATACAGCAACTGAGAGTTAAAGAACTTGCTCAGGGCCCCATCAGTGGCTCCTTAATGGGGCTGGTATTTGAAACCTAGACCTTATGTTCAGGGGTTCAACATCTTATCTGCTGTGCTACACCacttcccagccatatgtgcttcttccccaaactattagcacaaagttggaggcacacacttgtgtaggacgtctttggaagcagtagcatgaaatcttcccttcacttgaactaggagactcaaacctgttccagcatggcaatgttcctgtacacaaatccagctttatgaagatctgctttacatgggtttgagtgaaAGATCTGCTGCAAAACAgttgggatgaaatggaatgctgactgcactccagatctcttcacctcacctacatcagtaaccgactttatt contains the following coding sequences:
- the LOC124379578 gene encoding low choriolytic enzyme-like, with the translated sequence MYLIQGIVLLLLSISVQSRSIRVFGNGTSEEINDNICQSDTVSAIIERANKNAGKSKGDFTIMHGDIMVYTGLQNADPCTSQGCKWPRNQDGKVYVPYVISRQYSPSEKDVIQNGLDSFQRSTCIRFVPRRNEEHYINIFSDEGCYSSVGRRNGKQDLSLQRDGCIYIHTIQHELLHALGFHHEQSRSDRDNHVRILLQNVIDDDAHNFDIEPTNNLNTPYDYNSVMHYDRCAFSKNGQPTIIPIPDNNVPIGRATEMSRNDILRVNRLYCS